Proteins co-encoded in one Flavivirga eckloniae genomic window:
- the rsmA gene encoding 16S rRNA (adenine(1518)-N(6)/adenine(1519)-N(6))-dimethyltransferase RsmA → MAHNPNQHQVKAKKYLGQHFLNDESVAQKIADTLTLKDYKNVLEIGPGMGVLTKYLLKKKITTYVIEIDTESVEYLQANYLNLAPRIIEKDFLKYDLNHVFKQEPFAIIGNFPYNISTQIVFKTLEMRDQIPEFSGMFQKEVAQRICSKEGSKVYGILSVLTQAYYNAEYLFTVPPNVFNPPPKIDSGVLRLIRKKDYALPCDDALFFKVVKTAFQQRRKTLRNSLKTFNLSDNLKANVIFGKRPEQLNVQEFIELTGLIEKDV, encoded by the coding sequence GTGGCGCATAACCCAAACCAACACCAAGTAAAAGCAAAAAAGTATTTAGGACAGCATTTTTTAAACGATGAATCTGTTGCACAAAAAATTGCCGATACCCTCACTTTAAAAGATTATAAAAATGTTTTAGAGATAGGACCGGGAATGGGTGTATTAACAAAGTATTTGCTAAAAAAGAAGATCACAACCTATGTGATAGAAATCGATACAGAATCGGTAGAATATTTGCAAGCCAATTATTTAAATCTAGCACCAAGAATTATAGAAAAAGACTTCTTAAAGTACGATTTAAATCATGTTTTTAAACAAGAACCGTTCGCTATAATAGGTAATTTTCCATATAATATATCGACCCAAATAGTTTTTAAAACTCTAGAAATGCGCGACCAAATCCCAGAATTTTCGGGAATGTTTCAAAAAGAAGTTGCACAACGTATTTGCTCTAAAGAAGGCAGTAAAGTATATGGCATTCTATCGGTTTTAACTCAGGCGTATTACAACGCAGAATATTTATTCACCGTACCACCAAATGTTTTTAATCCACCACCAAAAATAGATTCTGGTGTATTACGCCTTATCAGAAAAAAAGACTATGCATTACCCTGCGACGATGCTTTGTTTTTTAAAGTTGTAAAAACAGCATTTCAGCAGCGTAGAAAAACACTTCGTAACAGTTTAAAAACATTCAATTTATCAGATAATTTAAAAGCAAATGTTATATTTGGCAAACGTCCAGAACAATTAAACGTTCAAGAGTTTATTGAACTCACCGGATTAATAGAAAAGGACGTATAA
- a CDS encoding DUF1801 domain-containing protein has product MQYEADSPEDYISQVPQERQDALNKLRKVINDNLPKGFEEGIIYKMIGFYVPHAVYPDGYHCDPKIPLPFMSFASQKNSVNLYHSGIYAKKELYDWFVNEYPKHSKRKLDMGKSCVRFKHIEDIPYELIGELTTKLSAEEWISIYESAIKNRKR; this is encoded by the coding sequence ATGCAATATGAAGCCGATTCGCCAGAAGACTATATAAGTCAGGTGCCGCAAGAACGCCAAGATGCGTTAAATAAACTTAGAAAAGTAATAAACGATAATTTACCAAAGGGTTTTGAGGAAGGGATAATTTATAAAATGATTGGGTTTTATGTCCCCCACGCTGTGTATCCAGATGGCTATCACTGCGATCCAAAAATACCTTTGCCTTTTATGAGTTTTGCATCTCAAAAAAACTCAGTAAACCTTTATCATAGTGGAATTTATGCTAAAAAGGAACTGTACGATTGGTTTGTAAACGAATACCCTAAACATAGCAAACGTAAGCTTGATATGGGGAAAAGCTGTGTCCGTTTTAAGCATATAGAGGATATTCCATATGAGCTTATAGGTGAGCTAACAACTAAGCTATCGGCAGAAGAATGGATTAGTATTTACGAAAGTGCTATTAAAAATCGAAAAAGATGA
- a CDS encoding cupin domain-containing protein, translating to MEAINIKNKFSKFSKNWHPHQIAVVDDMQVILAKIKGEFVWHSHEEEDELFQVVKGTLYMQFRDRTETVKEGEIIVVPKGVEHNPCTKNDEEVHVLLFEKLSTAHTGNVKHEKTQTHYPKI from the coding sequence ATGGAAGCAATAAATATCAAGAATAAGTTTTCAAAATTTAGCAAAAACTGGCACCCACATCAAATTGCTGTAGTAGACGATATGCAAGTGATCTTAGCCAAAATAAAAGGTGAATTTGTATGGCATAGTCATGAGGAAGAAGATGAGTTATTTCAAGTTGTAAAGGGAACTTTGTATATGCAATTTCGAGATAGAACAGAAACAGTTAAAGAAGGTGAAATTATAGTAGTACCAAAAGGTGTAGAACATAACCCATGCACAAAAAATGATGAAGAGGTGCATGTGTTGCTTTTTGAAAAATTATCCACAGCCCATACAGGAAATGTAAAACACGAAAAAACCCAAACCCATTATCCGAAAATTTGA
- a CDS encoding TM2 domain-containing protein: MSDEKNLSDDLNDMLGDAKEGAKKAADKAGEFAEEAKEKAKETFEDVKESASDFAEGAKETFENVTGENKKVLAGILAILIGSLGVHKFVLGYNKEGIIQIIASVVTCGIAGIIPFIEGIIYLTKSDEEFYNTYQVGRKPWF, encoded by the coding sequence ATGTCTGATGAAAAGAATTTAAGTGACGACCTAAACGATATGTTAGGTGATGCTAAAGAGGGTGCAAAAAAAGCAGCCGATAAAGCCGGAGAATTTGCGGAAGAAGCAAAAGAAAAAGCAAAAGAAACCTTCGAAGATGTTAAAGAATCTGCATCTGATTTTGCCGAAGGTGCAAAAGAAACTTTTGAGAATGTAACTGGTGAAAACAAAAAAGTATTAGCTGGAATCCTTGCCATTTTAATAGGATCTTTAGGGGTTCATAAATTTGTTTTGGGTTACAATAAAGAAGGCATTATACAAATAATTGCATCTGTTGTTACTTGTGGAATTGCAGGAATAATACCATTTATTGAAGGGATTATTTATCTTACTAAATCAGATGAAGAGTTTTATAATACATATCAAGTAGGTCGAAAACCTTGGTTTTAA
- a CDS encoding sulfite exporter TauE/SafE family protein: protein MTYLEILESYNLTALQWSAICFAVFLLGLSKSGIKGIGIIIVVMLAFVFGEKASTGVLLPMLIAADIFAVIYYNRHAQWGYVKKLMPWMIIGVLIGVWIGNDISETVFKRIMAVIIIFSVLIMFYTENRKTTKIPTNKWFSGTAGFLAGFTTMVGNLAGPVSNIYFLAMRLPKNEFIGTAAWLFFIINVFKLPFHFFVWKTINKETLILNSVLIPAIIIGFFVGVAIVKLISNINYRRFILIVTAAGGIIMMFR from the coding sequence TTGACATATTTAGAAATACTAGAATCATATAATTTAACTGCATTACAATGGTCTGCTATTTGTTTTGCAGTTTTTTTGTTGGGGTTGTCCAAGTCCGGAATTAAAGGAATAGGTATCATAATAGTGGTTATGCTGGCCTTTGTTTTTGGTGAAAAGGCTTCAACAGGTGTGCTGTTGCCTATGCTCATCGCAGCCGATATTTTTGCAGTAATATATTATAACAGACATGCGCAATGGGGGTATGTAAAGAAGCTCATGCCATGGATGATCATAGGTGTTTTAATCGGGGTATGGATCGGGAACGATATTTCCGAAACAGTATTCAAAAGAATAATGGCAGTAATTATAATTTTTTCTGTACTCATTATGTTTTATACAGAAAATAGAAAAACTACTAAAATACCAACAAACAAATGGTTTTCTGGTACTGCTGGATTTTTAGCAGGATTTACAACCATGGTTGGTAATCTGGCAGGTCCCGTTTCCAATATTTATTTTTTGGCCATGCGCTTACCCAAAAATGAGTTTATAGGAACCGCAGCGTGGTTATTTTTTATTATCAACGTATTTAAACTGCCCTTTCATTTTTTCGTTTGGAAAACAATAAACAAGGAAACCCTTATTTTAAATTCTGTTTTAATTCCGGCTATAATCATTGGTTTTTTTGTAGGTGTGGCCATTGTAAAACTCATTTCAAATATAAATTACAGACGATTTATATTAATTGTTACAGCCGCAGGAGGCATAATCATGATGTTCAGATAA
- a CDS encoding VOC family protein, translating to MTLGAFSVSLSVKDINASKVFYENLGFKVFAGDLERNYLIMKNGNVLIGLFQGMFEDNILTFNPGWDESANKLDAFTDVRDIQKHLKNKATKFESEADESTTGPASFVIKDPDGNAILIDQHV from the coding sequence ATGACATTAGGAGCATTTTCGGTAAGTTTAAGCGTTAAAGATATCAACGCATCAAAAGTATTTTATGAAAATCTAGGATTTAAGGTTTTTGCGGGCGATTTAGAAAGGAATTATCTCATTATGAAAAATGGTAATGTTTTAATCGGGCTTTTTCAAGGGATGTTCGAGGATAATATTTTAACCTTCAATCCTGGTTGGGATGAAAGTGCAAACAAACTGGATGCTTTTACAGATGTTCGGGACATTCAAAAACACTTAAAAAACAAAGCTACCAAATTTGAAAGCGAAGCAGACGAGAGTACTACAGGTCCGGCAAGTTTTGTTATAAAAGATCCCGATGGTAATGCTATTCTTATAGATCAACATGTTTAA
- the ileS gene encoding isoleucine--tRNA ligase: MQMKFPEYKGLDLPNVANEILQYWQENNIFEKSVTTREGNEPYVFYEGPPSANGLPGVHHVLARAIKDIFPRYKTMKGYQVKRKAGWDTHGLPIELGVEKELGITKEDIGKTISVEDYNAACRKAVMRYTDVWNDLTQKMGYWVDMDDPYITYDPKYMESVWWLLKQIYSKELLYKGYTIQPYSPKAGTGLSSHELNQPGTYQDVTDTTVVAQFKANQESLPDFLQNEGDIHFLAWTTTPWTLPSNTALTVGPKIDYVLVETYNQYTFEPIKVVLAKKLVSYQFSGKFNQVEDKSELLNYKSGDNQPTGKAGKIPFYVVKEFIGKDLVGITYEQLLPYALPNDNPENAFRIISGDFVTTEDGTGIVHTAPTFGADDALVAKQAKPEVPPMLVKDENGNLVPLVDLQGRFRSEMGEYAGKYVKNEYYNEGEAPDRSVDVEIAIKLKEENKAFKVEKYKHSYPNCWRTDKPILYYPLDSWFIKVTDVKERMHELNNSINWKPKSTGEGRFGNWLANANDWNLSRSRYWGIPLPIWRTEDGKEEICIGSVEELKSEMTKAVSAGVLEKDIFEGFEVGNNSEENYAKIDLHKNIVDAVVLVSPSGQKMFRESDLIDVWFDSGSMPYAQWHYPFELPPKSFKGALSATPGYQTARKSSCALLKTLKEERRKNPTQAETILWESLRGKKLDNYKFRREHIIDEFIVDFVCLSQRLVIEVDGGYHNKPEVVEADKLRTQILEDLGYNVIRFTNEEVIGDIDGTLEKISNKLKVLPLGKDLGWAFPADFIAEGVDQTRGWFYTLHAIGTMVFDSVAYKNVVSNGLVLDKNGQKMSKRLGNAVDPFETLGNYGADATRWYMISNANPWDNLKFDLDGVEEVKRKFFGTLYNTYSFFSLYTNLDKFNYSEADIAIEERPEIDRWIISELNTLIKKVDTFYADYEPTKAARAISDFTQDYLSNWFVRLSRRRFWKGDYEQDKISAYQTLYTCMLTIAKLGAPIAPFFMDRLYLDLNSVTKQESFESVHLANFPVYNEAFVDKSLERKMESAQTISSLVLSLRAKEKIKVRQPLQKIMIPVDNAQQKEEVLAVSELIKHEVNVKEVELLEEASDILVKQIKPNFKALGPRFGKEMKQIANTIKTLNAEDIKKIEQNGVLDVEINGKNITLELEDVEITSQDIEGWLVANEGSLTVALDVTISDDLRREGIARELINRIQNLRKDSGFEVTDRIDVMLQKDDNVINAVNANMTYIKTETLTNELEIIDKLDNGIEIAFDDVNTKLFIQKH, translated from the coding sequence TTGCAGATGAAATTTCCTGAATATAAAGGACTTGACTTACCAAATGTAGCAAATGAGATACTGCAATATTGGCAAGAAAATAACATCTTTGAAAAAAGTGTTACAACAAGAGAAGGTAACGAACCGTATGTGTTTTATGAAGGACCGCCATCGGCAAATGGACTTCCGGGAGTACATCACGTTTTAGCACGTGCCATTAAAGATATTTTTCCTCGTTACAAAACCATGAAAGGCTACCAGGTAAAGCGTAAAGCTGGTTGGGATACGCATGGGTTGCCAATAGAGTTAGGTGTTGAAAAGGAATTAGGGATTACCAAAGAAGATATAGGTAAAACCATTTCAGTAGAAGATTATAATGCCGCATGTCGTAAAGCCGTTATGCGTTACACAGATGTCTGGAACGACCTAACCCAAAAAATGGGATATTGGGTCGATATGGACGATCCGTACATTACCTACGATCCTAAATATATGGAAAGCGTTTGGTGGTTATTAAAGCAAATTTATAGCAAAGAATTACTGTACAAAGGGTATACCATACAACCTTATTCACCAAAAGCAGGAACAGGGCTAAGCTCGCACGAGTTAAATCAACCCGGAACATATCAAGATGTAACAGATACAACAGTTGTTGCTCAGTTTAAAGCTAATCAGGAATCATTACCAGACTTTTTGCAAAACGAAGGAGATATTCACTTTTTGGCATGGACGACCACACCTTGGACCTTACCAAGTAATACAGCCTTAACCGTTGGTCCTAAAATTGATTATGTGTTAGTTGAAACGTATAATCAATATACATTCGAGCCAATAAAAGTAGTTTTAGCTAAGAAATTAGTTAGCTATCAGTTTTCTGGGAAGTTCAATCAAGTAGAAGACAAATCAGAGTTATTAAACTATAAATCTGGCGATAACCAGCCAACCGGCAAAGCAGGAAAAATTCCGTTTTATGTTGTTAAAGAATTTATAGGGAAAGATTTAGTAGGAATCACTTACGAGCAACTATTACCTTACGCATTACCAAACGATAATCCAGAAAATGCGTTTAGAATCATTTCCGGAGATTTCGTAACCACAGAAGACGGTACAGGGATTGTACATACGGCACCTACTTTTGGAGCAGACGATGCCTTGGTTGCTAAACAAGCCAAACCAGAAGTGCCTCCTATGTTGGTGAAAGATGAAAATGGAAATCTGGTACCTCTTGTAGATTTACAAGGACGTTTTAGATCAGAAATGGGAGAATATGCTGGGAAGTATGTAAAAAACGAATATTATAACGAAGGAGAAGCGCCAGATCGTTCTGTAGATGTTGAGATTGCCATTAAATTAAAAGAAGAAAACAAAGCCTTTAAGGTTGAAAAATATAAACACAGTTACCCAAATTGTTGGAGAACCGATAAACCAATTCTTTACTACCCGTTAGACTCTTGGTTTATTAAAGTAACCGATGTTAAGGAAAGAATGCATGAGCTTAACAATTCCATTAACTGGAAACCAAAAAGCACTGGAGAAGGGCGTTTTGGTAATTGGTTGGCTAATGCAAACGATTGGAATTTATCACGTTCACGTTATTGGGGAATTCCTTTGCCAATTTGGAGAACCGAAGATGGAAAAGAAGAAATCTGTATAGGATCTGTTGAGGAATTGAAATCTGAGATGACTAAAGCAGTTTCAGCTGGCGTTTTAGAAAAGGACATTTTTGAAGGTTTTGAAGTAGGAAACAATTCCGAAGAAAATTATGCTAAGATAGATTTACATAAAAACATTGTTGATGCTGTTGTGTTAGTATCACCATCAGGTCAAAAAATGTTCCGCGAAAGCGATTTAATAGATGTTTGGTTCGATTCAGGTTCTATGCCATATGCGCAATGGCATTATCCGTTTGAATTGCCTCCTAAATCCTTCAAAGGAGCACTTTCAGCAACTCCTGGATATCAAACAGCAAGAAAATCTTCGTGCGCATTACTTAAAACATTAAAGGAAGAGAGAAGGAAAAACCCAACTCAAGCAGAAACGATACTTTGGGAATCTTTGAGAGGGAAAAAGCTTGATAATTATAAGTTTAGGCGAGAGCATATTATAGATGAGTTTATCGTAGATTTCGTTTGTTTGTCACAACGATTGGTAATTGAAGTCGATGGAGGGTATCACAATAAGCCCGAAGTTGTTGAAGCTGATAAATTAAGAACACAGATTTTAGAAGATTTAGGCTATAACGTAATTCGCTTTACAAATGAAGAAGTAATAGGCGATATTGATGGTACCTTAGAGAAAATAAGCAATAAATTAAAAGTCCTTCCCTTAGGGAAGGATTTAGGATGGGCTTTTCCAGCAGATTTTATTGCAGAAGGAGTTGATCAAACAAGAGGTTGGTTCTATACACTACATGCTATAGGAACAATGGTTTTCGATTCTGTAGCCTATAAAAATGTGGTATCTAATGGACTTGTTTTAGATAAGAACGGACAGAAAATGTCGAAACGTTTAGGGAATGCTGTCGATCCGTTTGAAACTTTAGGGAATTACGGAGCCGATGCTACACGTTGGTATATGATTAGCAATGCAAACCCTTGGGATAACTTGAAATTCGATTTAGATGGCGTAGAAGAAGTAAAGCGTAAGTTTTTTGGAACACTTTATAATACGTACTCGTTCTTCTCTTTATATACTAATTTAGATAAGTTTAATTATTCTGAGGCAGATATAGCGATAGAAGAACGACCAGAAATAGATCGTTGGATTATATCAGAACTGAATACGCTAATCAAAAAAGTAGATACGTTTTATGCAGACTATGAGCCTACTAAAGCAGCGCGTGCTATTTCAGATTTTACACAAGATTACCTAAGTAACTGGTTTGTACGTTTAAGTAGAAGGCGTTTTTGGAAAGGAGATTACGAGCAAGATAAGATTTCGGCATACCAAACATTATATACGTGTATGTTGACGATTGCTAAGCTAGGTGCTCCAATTGCACCGTTCTTTATGGACAGATTGTATTTAGACTTAAATTCGGTTACCAAACAAGAATCATTTGAAAGTGTGCATCTAGCAAACTTCCCTGTTTATAATGAGGCTTTTGTAGATAAAAGCTTAGAACGTAAAATGGAAAGTGCTCAAACAATATCGTCGTTGGTTTTATCGTTAAGAGCTAAAGAAAAAATAAAAGTACGTCAGCCGCTTCAAAAAATAATGATTCCGGTTGATAATGCACAGCAAAAGGAGGAAGTTTTAGCAGTTTCCGAATTAATAAAACATGAAGTTAATGTTAAAGAAGTTGAGCTTTTAGAAGAAGCCTCAGATATATTAGTAAAACAAATAAAGCCCAATTTTAAAGCACTTGGACCTCGTTTTGGTAAAGAAATGAAGCAAATAGCCAATACGATCAAAACGTTAAATGCCGAGGATATTAAAAAAATTGAACAAAATGGTGTTTTAGATGTTGAAATTAATGGAAAAAATATTACTTTAGAGCTTGAAGATGTAGAGATTACATCTCAGGACATAGAAGGTTGGTTGGTTGCAAACGAAGGATCGTTAACAGTTGCTCTTGATGTTACAATATCTGATGATTTACGAAGAGAAGGTATTGCAAGAGAACTTATAAATCGTATACAGAATTTGCGTAAGGATTCAGGCTTTGAAGTAACAGATAGAATTGATGTCATGCTTCAAAAAGATGATAATGTTATAAATGCTGTTAATGCAAATATGACTTATATTAAAACAGAAACCTTAACCAATGAACTTGAAATTATTGATAAATTAGACAATGGTATTGAGATTGCCTTTGATGATGTGAATACCAAATTGTTTATACAAAAACATTAG
- a CDS encoding 2-hydroxyacid dehydrogenase: MKILHLDTNHELLLNQLNDLGFTNHEDYTSSKETIETKIKDYDGIILRSRFTIDAPFLDAATNLKFIGRVGAGLENIDCDYAEKKGITLIAAPEGNRNAVGEHALGMLLSLFNKLNKADIEVRQGKWLREDNRGVELDGKTVGIIGYGNMGKAFSRKLRGFDVEVLCYDIKEQVGDANAKQVSLSEFQESVDVVSLHTPQTPLTLNMINETFINQFKKPFWFINTARGKSVVTKDLVSALKLGKVLGAGLDVLEYEKSSFENLFKSNSGSQSEVEERSLSEVEVPEAFQYLMKSQNVILSPHVAGWTIESKEKLAQTIVDKIKAKFC, from the coding sequence ATGAAAATACTTCACTTAGATACCAATCACGAATTATTACTCAACCAACTTAACGATTTAGGATTTACCAATCACGAAGATTATACATCGTCAAAAGAAACGATTGAAACTAAGATTAAAGATTATGATGGCATTATTTTACGAAGTCGTTTTACTATCGATGCGCCATTTTTAGATGCTGCAACAAACCTTAAATTCATTGGACGTGTTGGCGCTGGACTGGAAAATATAGATTGCGATTATGCCGAAAAAAAAGGAATAACACTAATAGCAGCTCCCGAAGGAAATAGAAATGCCGTAGGAGAACATGCTTTGGGTATGCTATTATCATTATTTAACAAACTTAATAAAGCAGACATAGAAGTTAGACAAGGTAAGTGGCTGCGTGAAGATAATAGAGGGGTAGAACTCGATGGTAAAACAGTTGGAATTATTGGTTATGGAAATATGGGGAAGGCCTTTTCAAGAAAATTAAGAGGTTTCGATGTTGAAGTGTTGTGTTACGACATTAAAGAACAAGTAGGAGATGCCAATGCAAAACAAGTGTCGCTAAGTGAGTTTCAGGAAAGCGTAGATGTGGTAAGCCTACATACACCTCAAACGCCTTTAACCTTGAATATGATTAATGAGACATTTATTAATCAATTTAAAAAACCATTCTGGTTTATAAATACTGCAAGAGGAAAAAGCGTTGTGACAAAAGATTTGGTTTCAGCGTTAAAATTGGGCAAAGTATTAGGAGCTGGACTTGATGTTTTAGAATACGAAAAATCATCTTTCGAAAATTTATTTAAAAGTAATTCAGGGTCGCAAAGCGAAGTCGAAGAGCGGTCACTGAGCGAAGTCGAAGTGCCGGAAGCTTTTCAATACTTAATGAAGTCGCAAAATGTTATTTTATCGCCACACGTAGCTGGTTGGACTATTGAAAGCAAAGAAAAATTAGCGCAAACCATAGTCGATAAAATTAAGGCCAAGTTTTGCTAA
- a CDS encoding VOC family protein: MKNRVTGIGGVFFKSKDPNATKDWYKKHLGFNTDDYGCTFWWKDKEGNDCSTQWGPFSEDTKYYEPSKKDFMFNYRVENLHELLKILKEEGVTIVGEVEEYEYGKFGWILDNDGNKIELWEPIDKAFL, from the coding sequence ATGAAAAACAGAGTAACAGGGATAGGTGGGGTGTTTTTTAAATCGAAAGACCCTAATGCAACAAAAGATTGGTACAAAAAGCATTTAGGATTTAATACCGATGATTATGGCTGTACCTTTTGGTGGAAAGATAAAGAAGGAAATGACTGTTCTACGCAATGGGGACCATTTTCTGAAGACACTAAATATTATGAGCCATCTAAAAAGGACTTCATGTTTAATTATCGTGTGGAAAATTTACACGAATTGCTTAAAATTTTAAAAGAAGAAGGTGTAACCATTGTTGGAGAAGTTGAAGAGTACGAATACGGAAAATTTGGTTGGATTTTAGATAACGATGGTAATAAAATTGAACTTTGGGAGCCTATTGATAAAGCCTTTTTGTAA
- the mgtE gene encoding magnesium transporter — protein sequence MLEEKENIQFQLTDELIEQVKLLVEEQSDKELQKLLKEFHYADIAEILDELNLEEAIYVIKLLDSETTSDVLTELDEDNREKILKNLSDKEIAEEIEELDTDDAVDIISELPEERQQEVISKIEDEEHKAEITELLAYDEDSAGGLMAKELVKVYETWTVAGCLRRIRGQAKEVTRVHSIYVVDKQEKLIGRLSLKDLIVAKNDKKISDIYISNVDYVKVDEDVEDVAKIMAKYDLEAIPVVNEDQILLGRITIDDIVDVLKEEAEKDYQLAAGITGDVVADDSILELTRARLPWLVLGLVGGVGAFLIMEGFQESFKEKAILFFFTPLIAAMAGNVGVQSSAIIVQGLANDDVRGSVNSRLIKEMLLAALNGIILAIFLFLFVWFYKGELDKAIAISVSLVAVIIVAGLIGTFVPLFLNKQGVDPAIATGPFITTSNDILGILLYFWIAELIISLYS from the coding sequence TTGTTAGAAGAAAAAGAAAACATACAATTTCAACTCACCGATGAACTCATTGAGCAAGTAAAGTTATTGGTCGAAGAACAAAGCGACAAAGAACTACAAAAGCTTTTAAAAGAGTTTCACTACGCGGATATTGCCGAAATTCTAGATGAATTAAATCTAGAAGAAGCCATTTATGTTATAAAACTTCTGGATTCCGAAACTACTTCGGATGTATTAACAGAGCTCGATGAAGATAACCGGGAAAAGATATTAAAGAATCTATCGGATAAAGAAATTGCCGAGGAAATTGAAGAGCTGGATACCGATGATGCCGTAGATATTATTTCGGAATTACCCGAAGAACGCCAGCAAGAGGTTATTTCGAAAATTGAAGACGAGGAGCATAAAGCAGAAATTACAGAGCTTCTGGCCTACGATGAAGATTCTGCCGGAGGTCTTATGGCGAAAGAACTCGTAAAAGTTTATGAAACCTGGACAGTGGCAGGTTGTTTACGACGTATTAGAGGGCAAGCTAAAGAAGTTACTAGAGTACACTCCATTTACGTAGTAGATAAGCAGGAAAAATTAATAGGTCGCTTATCTTTAAAAGACCTTATTGTAGCTAAAAACGATAAAAAAATATCAGACATCTACATATCAAATGTAGATTACGTTAAGGTTGATGAAGATGTTGAAGATGTTGCCAAAATTATGGCAAAGTACGATTTGGAAGCTATTCCTGTAGTTAATGAAGACCAGATTCTCTTAGGAAGAATAACCATCGATGATATTGTAGATGTTTTAAAAGAAGAAGCCGAAAAAGATTATCAATTGGCAGCGGGTATTACAGGGGATGTAGTCGCCGATGATAGTATTTTAGAGCTTACCCGAGCACGACTACCGTGGTTGGTTTTAGGCTTAGTAGGAGGTGTTGGAGCCTTTTTAATCATGGAAGGGTTTCAGGAATCATTTAAAGAAAAAGCAATTCTTTTCTTTTTCACCCCCTTAATTGCTGCAATGGCAGGTAATGTAGGTGTGCAGTCTAGTGCCATTATTGTACAAGGACTCGCTAACGACGATGTTAGAGGAAGTGTTAATAGCAGGTTGATAAAAGAGATGCTTTTAGCGGCACTAAACGGTATTATACTCGCTATTTTTCTGTTTTTATTTGTTTGGTTTTACAAAGGCGAGCTGGATAAAGCGATAGCCATATCGGTTTCGTTAGTAGCCGTAATAATTGTTGCGGGATTAATAGGGACTTTTGTGCCCTTGTTTTTGAATAAACAAGGTGTAGACCCCGCCATAGCAACAGGACCATTTATAACAACTAGTAACGATATTTTAGGGATTCTGCTTTATTTTTGGATTGCAGAATTAATAATAAGCCTATATAGTTAA
- a CDS encoding DUF4199 domain-containing protein gives MQSTIKKFGLYGWLAGIICFLSSILLTRSLSMSLQEVLGYVAMVASLSFVFFGIKHYRDKENEGVISLGKAIGIGTLISILTGVGVGIADYIYTTLINPDFLTEYLDATLKTMETTLSADEFKIKKAELIAQTEAYGDPMFMAFLMCFTVVLIGFVISLISGLILQRK, from the coding sequence ATGCAAAGCACAATTAAAAAGTTTGGCCTTTATGGATGGTTAGCAGGAATTATATGCTTTCTCTCCAGCATTTTATTAACCAGAAGCTTAAGCATGTCTTTGCAAGAGGTTTTGGGGTATGTTGCCATGGTGGCATCACTATCATTTGTCTTTTTTGGAATTAAGCATTATCGGGATAAAGAGAACGAAGGTGTTATTTCGCTAGGTAAAGCCATTGGAATAGGTACATTAATATCGATTTTAACAGGTGTAGGTGTGGGGATAGCCGATTATATTTATACAACCCTCATTAATCCAGATTTCTTAACGGAATATCTGGATGCGACTTTAAAAACCATGGAAACGACGCTTTCTGCCGATGAATTCAAAATTAAAAAAGCCGAGCTTATAGCGCAAACGGAAGCATATGGAGACCCCATGTTTATGGCGTTTTTAATGTGCTTCACAGTAGTGCTTATTGGATTTGTTATATCTTTAATATCTGGATTAATATTACAACGTAAATAA
- a CDS encoding response regulator transcription factor — protein MKKTVVVFALLAIALFTLFRISKYTLLAGETTIEFVIVVIAIVFFVIGVYINKKSLHKPQNISDEIDHKKIKELEITSREYEVLQAISQGLSNKEIAEKLFLSESTIKTHVSNLLVKLNAKRRTQAIQIAKDHKIL, from the coding sequence ATGAAAAAAACTGTTGTAGTTTTTGCTTTATTAGCTATTGCGCTTTTCACGCTTTTTAGAATTAGCAAATACACGTTGCTTGCAGGAGAAACCACAATCGAATTTGTTATAGTAGTTATAGCCATCGTGTTTTTTGTTATAGGCGTTTATATTAATAAAAAAAGTCTTCACAAACCGCAAAACATTAGCGATGAGATCGATCACAAAAAAATTAAAGAACTGGAAATTACTTCTCGCGAATATGAAGTCCTTCAAGCAATTTCACAAGGATTATCAAACAAAGAAATTGCCGAAAAACTTTTTCTATCAGAAAGTACAATCAAAACACATGTTTCCAATTTGTTAGTAAAACTAAATGCCAAAAGACGCACACAAGCTATTCAAATTGCAAAAGACCATAAGATTTTATAG